One window of Pseudomonas urmiensis genomic DNA carries:
- the fdhE gene encoding formate dehydrogenase accessory protein FdhE: MSTILEPGQIEAAATTPPFIHLPSADVFSVRAARLEQLAEGHALGAYLRLIARLCRIQQQLLLAPPSGLPLAEERQRLCISHGLAPLAADSLVREGPWLVWLPALLERFDEQGSGPLADALKALRLSDQPQLKSWGIALLGGQYDLVPAALVPFIGAALQAAWTYWLLNLPSHELKPADSLGQCPACGSLAMAGVVRNRGRHNGLRYLACSLCACEWHVVRVKCVYCDSSKDLRYSSLEDDRHAPGKAPLRAECCPGCNVYLKQCYLENDAVAEPLADDLASLALDMRLDQEGFQRLAPNLLLAPG, from the coding sequence TTGAGCACGATACTTGAACCTGGGCAGATCGAGGCGGCAGCGACCACCCCGCCGTTCATCCATCTGCCCTCTGCCGATGTCTTCAGCGTACGCGCGGCGCGCCTGGAGCAGTTGGCTGAAGGGCATGCATTGGGCGCTTACCTGCGCTTGATCGCTCGGCTGTGTCGGATTCAGCAACAGCTGCTGCTGGCTCCGCCAAGCGGCCTGCCGCTGGCCGAGGAGCGCCAGCGCCTGTGCATAAGTCATGGCCTGGCGCCGCTGGCGGCGGACAGCCTGGTGCGCGAAGGGCCTTGGCTAGTGTGGCTGCCGGCCTTGCTTGAGCGCTTCGACGAGCAGGGCAGTGGCCCGCTGGCAGATGCGTTGAAGGCGCTACGCTTGAGCGATCAGCCCCAGCTCAAAAGCTGGGGCATTGCCTTGTTGGGTGGTCAGTACGACCTGGTGCCGGCAGCGCTGGTGCCGTTCATAGGCGCGGCGCTGCAGGCGGCATGGACGTATTGGTTGCTGAACCTGCCTAGCCACGAACTCAAGCCCGCAGACAGCCTCGGCCAATGCCCGGCCTGTGGCTCGCTCGCGATGGCGGGAGTTGTGCGCAACCGCGGCCGGCATAACGGCCTGCGCTATCTGGCCTGCTCGCTGTGTGCTTGCGAGTGGCATGTGGTGCGGGTCAAGTGTGTGTACTGCGACTCAAGCAAGGATTTGCGCTACAGCAGCCTGGAAGATGACCGCCATGCCCCCGGCAAGGCGCCGCTGCGGGCGGAGTGCTGTCCGGGCTGTAATGTCTATTTGAAACAGTGCTACTTGGAAAATGACGCTGTTGCTGAGCCCTTGGCCGATGATCTGGCCAGCCTGGCGCTGGACATGCGTCTGGATCAGGAAGGCTTCCAGCGGCTGGCGCCGAACCTGCTGCTGGCGCCGGGTTGA
- a CDS encoding formate dehydrogenase subunit gamma has protein sequence MNQREHKPILRYNANERTNHWIVAILFFMAGLSGLALFHPALFWLSHLFGGGPWTRILHPFLGVAMFVFFLGLVVRFWRANFITANDRLWLRRIDRVMLNKEEGVPPIGKYNAGQKLLFWTLLLCMLVLLLSGVVIWRAYFSHFFDIGAIRLASLAHAFAGFVLILSIIVHIYAGIWIKGSVGAMLHGWVSRAWARKHHELWYREVTGDKPPPVPGRKEG, from the coding sequence ATGAACCAGCGTGAGCACAAACCAATCCTGCGCTACAACGCCAACGAACGGACCAACCACTGGATCGTCGCGATCCTGTTCTTCATGGCTGGGCTGTCGGGGCTGGCGCTGTTTCATCCGGCGCTGTTCTGGCTCAGTCATCTGTTCGGTGGCGGGCCGTGGACACGCATCCTGCACCCGTTCCTGGGCGTGGCGATGTTCGTGTTCTTCCTCGGCCTGGTGGTGCGCTTCTGGCGCGCTAACTTCATCACCGCCAATGACCGCCTGTGGCTGCGGCGTATCGACCGGGTGATGCTCAACAAAGAAGAAGGGGTGCCACCGATTGGCAAATACAACGCCGGGCAGAAGCTGCTGTTCTGGACCTTGCTGCTGTGCATGCTGGTATTGCTGCTCAGTGGCGTGGTGATCTGGCGTGCGTACTTCAGCCATTTCTTCGACATTGGTGCGATTCGCCTGGCGAGCCTGGCCCATGCCTTTGCCGGTTTTGTGCTGATACTCAGCATCATCGTGCACATCTACGCCGGCATCTGGATCAAGGGCTCGGTCGGCGCCATGCTGCATGGCTGGGTCAGCCGCGCCTGGGCACGCAAGCATCATGAACTGTGGTACCGGGAGGTGACCGGCGACAAGCCGCCACCAGTGCCCGGCAGAAAAGAAGGGTGA
- the fdxH gene encoding formate dehydrogenase subunit beta encodes MASQDIIARSATTTAPSSIRQLEEVAKLIDTTKCIGCKACQVACSEWNELRDEVGHNHGTYDNPQDLSAETWTLMRFTEHERDDGNLEWLIRKDGCMHCADPGCLKACPSPGAIIKHANGIVDFNQDHCIGCGYCITGCPFNIPRISQKDHKAYKCTLCSDRVSVGLEPACVKTCPTGAIVFGSKDEMKVHAAERIVDLKSRGFDNAGLYDPDGVGGTHVMYVLHHADTPRLYAGLPDQPVISPLVGLWKGISKPMALLAMGAAVLAGFFHYVRVGPQRVEEDEHPAPVDNSVHQVDPAVHVYDPTKPGGTGEQRP; translated from the coding sequence ATGGCCAGCCAAGACATCATCGCCCGCTCGGCCACCACCACCGCGCCGTCTTCGATTCGCCAGCTGGAAGAAGTCGCCAAGCTGATCGACACCACCAAGTGCATCGGCTGCAAGGCTTGCCAGGTGGCGTGTTCGGAGTGGAACGAACTGCGTGACGAGGTCGGCCACAACCACGGCACCTACGACAACCCACAAGACCTGAGCGCTGAAACCTGGACCCTGATGCGCTTCACCGAGCACGAGCGTGACGACGGCAACCTGGAGTGGCTGATCCGCAAGGATGGCTGCATGCACTGCGCCGATCCCGGCTGCCTGAAGGCCTGCCCCAGCCCGGGGGCGATCATCAAGCACGCCAATGGCATCGTCGACTTCAACCAGGACCACTGCATCGGCTGCGGCTATTGCATCACCGGCTGCCCGTTCAACATCCCGCGCATTTCGCAGAAAGACCACAAGGCCTATAAGTGCACCTTGTGCTCGGACCGCGTCAGCGTGGGCCTGGAGCCGGCCTGCGTGAAAACCTGTCCGACCGGAGCGATCGTGTTTGGCAGCAAGGATGAGATGAAGGTGCATGCCGCCGAGCGCATCGTCGACCTCAAGTCACGTGGCTTCGACAATGCTGGGTTGTACGACCCCGATGGCGTCGGTGGCACCCATGTGATGTACGTGCTGCACCACGCCGACACGCCACGGTTGTATGCCGGCTTGCCGGATCAGCCAGTGATCAGCCCGCTGGTCGGGCTGTGGAAGGGCATCAGCAAGCCGATGGCGCTGCTGGCCATGGGCGCGGCAGTGCTGGCGGGCTTCTTCCACTACGTGCGGGTCGGCCCGCAGCGGGTCGAGGAGGATGAACATCCTGCGCCTGTGGATAACAGCGTCCACCAGGTAGACCCGGCGGTACACGTGTATGACCCGACCAAGCCCGGCGGAACAGGGGAGCAGCGGCCATGA